A genomic window from Brevinematales bacterium includes:
- a CDS encoding prohibitin family protein: MLFVFGVACLIAGLGILVFGPKKLPGDPKKIVMGASVTIIVAIVSMFSQLIVIIDSGEVGVPVVFGKVQDNFFMPGLSLKNPFAEIIIYPTRLREFSLTQTKAYDESDVGGGVPVKTKDDLTVTIDSTIWYFVDSKMAGYVYANVAKSIEDLERGILIPAVRTIIRDVCSKYTMKDIYSTYRNEVTMEIESNITELLATKGIIIDRFMLRNVLLPKSIDEAIQLKIQSQQEAEAMEYKKQKAMMEAEIKIVEAKGLAEAQKIINSTLSANYLQHEAIQAYQTLANSDNTTFIIMPTSPNGVGLPIIMGQGK, from the coding sequence ATGTTGTTCGTTTTCGGAGTTGCATGTTTAATCGCGGGACTGGGGATACTGGTTTTTGGACCGAAAAAACTACCCGGCGACCCTAAAAAAATAGTCATGGGCGCAAGCGTGACTATCATCGTCGCGATTGTTTCGATGTTCTCTCAGTTGATCGTTATTATCGATTCCGGCGAGGTCGGTGTGCCCGTGGTATTCGGAAAAGTCCAGGATAATTTTTTTATGCCCGGACTCAGCCTGAAAAATCCGTTCGCGGAAATCATCATCTATCCCACCCGTCTGCGGGAATTCAGCCTGACGCAGACCAAGGCTTATGACGAGAGCGATGTGGGCGGAGGCGTCCCTGTGAAGACCAAGGACGACCTGACAGTGACCATCGATTCGACTATCTGGTACTTTGTGGATTCTAAAATGGCGGGGTATGTTTACGCGAATGTCGCGAAATCGATAGAAGACCTCGAACGGGGTATCCTTATTCCCGCGGTGCGTACGATTATCCGTGACGTGTGCAGCAAGTACACGATGAAGGATATCTACTCCACCTACCGGAACGAGGTTACTATGGAAATAGAGAGTAATATTACCGAGCTTCTTGCCACCAAGGGTATCATTATCGACCGTTTCATGCTGCGTAACGTGCTTCTGCCCAAGTCGATCGACGAGGCTATCCAGCTCAAGATCCAATCCCAGCAGGAAGCCGAGGCGATGGAGTATAAGAAGCAGAAGGCGATGATGGAAGCGGAAATCAAGATTGTCGAGGCGAAGGGGCTTGCGGAGGCGCAGAAGATTATCAATTCGACGTTAAGCGCGAACTATCTCCAACACGAGGCGATTCAGGCATACCAGACCCTCGCGAACTCGGACAATACGACGTTTATCATTATGCCGACCAGTCCCAACGGGGTAGGCCTGCCGATCATTATGGGACAGGGGAAATAA
- a CDS encoding sensor domain-containing diguanylate cyclase codes for MPCDESEMTPLFQLYASIGKLITSSLDLNEILEGIMKEVRFFFQPENWSLFRLDPASNQLFFMIAQGVEFDTVKNIQLRLNEGIAGTVAATNQYIYVPDTAQDNRFSNKVDKATGYETKSIIAVPVAFRNQVFGVLEVINPHDSTRTFTKADLMILQTIADFAAIAFANSAAYRLSSELAERDPLTGLYNRSKLDKLIDYCVSETGQRRRQQDCNLITVAVFIDMNNFKEVNDQFGHREGDKVLRDAALLFRTLLRYDDYIFRIGGDEFLILINIREKNTVDIVLDRLHNRLPKLSREFAETHHGITFAYGIAQGNTGHLEDVMHRADEEMYRMKNEG; via the coding sequence ATGCCCTGCGATGAATCGGAAATGACGCCGTTATTTCAATTGTATGCCAGTATCGGGAAATTAATTACTTCGTCCCTCGATTTGAACGAGATACTCGAAGGTATTATGAAGGAGGTGCGATTTTTCTTTCAGCCGGAAAACTGGAGCTTATTCCGGCTCGACCCTGCGTCCAATCAGCTTTTCTTTATGATTGCTCAGGGGGTGGAGTTCGATACGGTGAAAAACATTCAGCTCCGGTTGAACGAGGGGATTGCCGGGACGGTTGCCGCAACCAATCAGTATATTTATGTGCCGGATACCGCGCAGGATAACCGTTTCTCGAATAAGGTCGATAAGGCCACGGGATACGAGACAAAATCCATCATCGCGGTGCCGGTGGCGTTCCGTAATCAGGTATTCGGCGTGCTGGAGGTGATCAATCCGCATGACAGCACCCGGACGTTTACGAAAGCCGACCTGATGATACTCCAGACGATCGCGGATTTCGCGGCTATCGCGTTCGCCAACTCCGCGGCATACCGGCTCTCATCGGAGCTCGCGGAACGGGATCCGCTGACGGGGCTGTATAACCGTTCCAAACTCGATAAGCTGATCGACTACTGCGTCAGCGAAACCGGACAGCGCCGCAGACAGCAGGACTGTAACCTGATTACAGTCGCGGTATTCATCGATATGAACAATTTCAAAGAGGTGAACGACCAGTTCGGCCATCGCGAGGGCGATAAAGTTTTAAGGGACGCCGCTCTTCTATTCCGTACCCTGCTCCGGTATGACGATTATATTTTCCGTATCGGAGGGGACGAATTTTTAATCCTGATCAATATCCGTGAAAAAAACACGGTAGACATCGTCCTGGATCGTCTGCATAACCGTCTGCCGAAACTCTCGCGCGAATTCGCGGAGACTCATCACGGTATCACTTTCGCCTACGGTATCGCGCAGGGGAACACCGGGCATCTCGAGGACGTGATGCATCGCGCGGATGAGGAGATGTACCGGATGAAGAACGAAGGGTAG
- a CDS encoding response regulator: MESNRKILVIDDEPNVLNVVSKFLTTKDFMVAAAPNGDEGMRLFERFSPNVALIDIRMEGKNGFEVMEAITRQKPDFPIIVITGSNDVKDALRAMELGAWDYIIKPMIDIEELYQRLQKAFEKLDLLEQNRKHKEYLEQEVKVRTEKLEARIAELESLLEKKEEANGKKS; the protein is encoded by the coding sequence GATATTGGTTATTGACGACGAGCCGAATGTTCTGAACGTAGTGTCGAAGTTTCTTACTACAAAGGATTTCATGGTTGCCGCGGCTCCGAACGGAGATGAGGGGATGAGGCTTTTCGAACGTTTCTCCCCGAATGTCGCGCTGATCGATATCAGGATGGAGGGAAAGAACGGATTTGAGGTTATGGAGGCGATAACCCGGCAGAAGCCCGATTTCCCGATTATTGTGATAACCGGATCGAACGATGTTAAGGACGCGCTTAGGGCGATGGAACTGGGGGCATGGGACTATATCATCAAGCCGATGATCGATATCGAGGAGCTATATCAGCGGCTTCAGAAGGCTTTTGAAAAACTCGACCTGCTTGAGCAGAATCGAAAGCATAAGGAGTATCTCGAACAGGAAGTAAAAGTCAGAACCGAGAAACTGGAAGCGCGGATTGCGGAATTAGAGAGTCTGCTGGAAAAGAAGGAAGAAGCGAACGGGAAGAAAAGCTAA